A window of Mus pahari chromosome 7, PAHARI_EIJ_v1.1, whole genome shotgun sequence contains these coding sequences:
- the Sav1 gene encoding protein salvador homolog 1 — MLSRKKTKNEVSKPAEVQGKYVKKETSPLLRNLMPSFIRHGPTIPRRTDLCLPDPSAGAFSASGDGVVSRNQSFLRTPVQRTPHEVMRRESNRLSAPSYLVRSLADVPRECGSSQSFLTEVNFAVENGDSGSRYFYSDSFFDGQRRRPLGDRAQEDYRYYEYNHDLFQRTPQNQGRHTSGIGRVTATSLGNLTNHGSEDLPLPPGWSVDWTMRGRKYYIDHNTNTTHWSHPLEREGLPPGWERVESSEFGTYYVDHTNKRAQYRHPCAPSVPRYDQPPPITYQPQQTERNQSLLVPANPYHTAEIPDWLQVYARAPVKYDHILKWELFQLADLDTYQGMLKLLFMKELEQIVKLYEAYRQALLTELETRKQRQQWYAQQHGRKFLS; from the exons ATCTCATGCCTTCATTCATTCGGCACGGCCCAACGATTCCCAGGCGGACTGACCTCTGTCTCCCAGATCCGAGTGCCGGTGCTTTCTCAGCGTCTGGAGATGGCGTAGTTTCAAGAAACCAGAGTTTTCTGAGAACTCCAGTTCAAAGGACGCCTCATGAAGTAATGAGGAGAGAAAGCAACAGACTGTCAGCGCCTTCCTACCTTGTCAGGAGCCTAGCGGATGTCCCTCGAGAGTGTGGCTCGTCACAGTCATTTTTGACAGAAGTTAATTTTGCTGTTGAGAATGGAGACTCTGGCTCCCGATACTTCTATTCAGATAGCTTTTTTGATGGTCAGAGAAGGCGGCCACTTGGAGATCGTGCACAAGAAGACTACAGATATTATGAGTACAACCATGATCTCTTCCAAAGAACGCCACAGAATCAGGGGAGGCACACTTCAG gtATTGGGAGAGTCACTGCTACATCTTTAGGGAATTTAACTAACCATGGATCTGAAGATTTACCCCTTCCTCCTGGCTGGTCTGTGGACTGGACAATGAGAGGGAGGAAGTACTACATAGATCATAACACAAACACAACTCATTGGAGTCATCCTCTTGAACGAGAAGGACTTCCTCCTGGGTGGGAACGAGTGGAGTCATCAGAATTTGGAACCTATTATGTGGATCACACCAATAAAAGGGCTCAGTACAGGCACCCCTGTGCTCCCAG TGTACCTCGGTATGATCAGCCTCCACCCATCACGTATCAGCCACAGCAAACTGAAAGAAATCAGTCTCTCCTGGTCCCTGCAAATCCCTACCATACTGCAGAAATTCCTGACTGGCTTCAGGTTTATGCCCGAGCCCCTGTGAA ATATGACCACATTCTGAAGTGGGAGCTCTTCCAGCTGGCTGACCTGGACACGTACCAGGGAATGCTGAAGCTGCTCTTCATGAAGGAACTGGAGCAGATTGTGAAGTTGTACGAGGCCTACAGACAGGCTCTTCTCACTGAGTTGGAAACCCGCAAGCAGAGACAGCAGTGGTATGCCCAGCAGCATGGCAGGAAGTTTTTAAGCTAA